A stretch of DNA from Methanobrevibacter millerae:
TACTTTGAAGTAGTAATATAGTAGTGTTCATATTTTACATACTTTTTTTTATAATATGAACAATGGTGATGGTTAATGATAAGCATTCGTTTGTATTCCTTTAGTGGTGTTTAGGAAGAGAATGCTTATTAGTTTATAAAAATACTTATTTTAAAAAATTTATCAAAAATATTTATGGTGATAATTATGGAAAATACCGCTGAAAATTTAAAAGAATTAACTGAACAGTACATTGAACTTGAAGACAATCAAAGCTCAGAAGAAGAATTGCATGAACTTGCACATGAAATAGACCACCTGGTTTTCAGAAGCGAACTCATCATGCTTTTAAACAAGGTTGATGAAGAAACAGAAATCGTCGCACTTCTAATCGGTGAAGATGAAGATGACGAAAGCTTTTTCCTGCCTGTTTACACCAGCGAAGAGGAAGCCAAAAAGGCCATTGAGTTTTTCATGAACGAAGAAGGAAGCGGCGAGTTTGAAATGGATAAGGCAACCGGCCAGGACATCATTGCAGCCTACGAGGAA
This window harbors:
- a CDS encoding SseB family protein; this encodes MENTAENLKELTEQYIELEDNQSSEEELHELAHEIDHLVFRSELIMLLNKVDEETEIVALLIGEDEDDESFFLPVYTSEEEAKKAIEFFMNEEGSGEFEMDKATGQDIIAAYEEDDDFLGLAINAPENGFVVFAETIHDCCDE